A stretch of the Porifericola rhodea genome encodes the following:
- a CDS encoding ADP-ribosylglycohydrolase family protein, which yields MKKVFLSILFISSLIACNTEQMPRQTTQDTVKEVSSSKPALEREFVKDKVLGMLIGSAIGDAMGAPTEMWSREAIRIEYGFVNDLDTMVREPSAEGTWVFNLPAGGTTDDTRWKKFMGEFLLNQTAWANLNAHDFARHIIQQYENDIAELKKTESFDPEPFEVNVRKLAWLQEWAMVAKPFVEDDLQAYTYALSKFYGGEMTCAGMLYSPSIGAFYPAAPKKAYEEAYRLSLFDLGYARDISALTAALVSSAMAPEATPATIINSVRDIDPQGYFKSRLVGRTAYRLLKDARSIVYQARQFQMDGLNTHKLNIPGEKDTLEWMQMQKAYELLDSKNQDMPFHAGEIHLVNLTALLFCDFDFEKSLAFVINFGRDNDTTAAVTGAILGAYYGADRLPDKMVNQVLEVNKGMLETDLETLAEKLTNKIINA from the coding sequence GTGAAAAAAGTATTTCTCTCTATACTATTTATAAGCAGCCTTATAGCCTGTAATACAGAACAGATGCCCCGGCAAACTACTCAGGATACAGTCAAGGAAGTAAGTTCTTCTAAACCTGCGCTTGAGCGTGAGTTTGTGAAAGATAAAGTGCTGGGGATGCTTATTGGCTCGGCTATTGGTGATGCTATGGGTGCGCCTACCGAAATGTGGAGCCGGGAGGCTATCAGAATTGAGTATGGTTTTGTCAACGACCTGGACACTATGGTACGTGAGCCTTCAGCAGAAGGTACCTGGGTATTTAATTTGCCGGCAGGGGGTACTACAGATGATACACGCTGGAAAAAGTTTATGGGTGAGTTTTTGTTGAACCAAACAGCCTGGGCAAACTTAAATGCTCACGACTTTGCACGGCACATTATTCAACAGTATGAAAACGATATTGCAGAACTTAAAAAGACAGAAAGTTTTGACCCTGAACCTTTTGAGGTAAACGTACGAAAGCTAGCCTGGCTACAGGAGTGGGCAATGGTGGCAAAGCCATTTGTAGAAGATGACCTACAGGCATACACCTATGCTCTTAGCAAATTTTACGGTGGAGAAATGACCTGCGCCGGAATGCTTTATTCCCCTTCCATCGGTGCTTTCTATCCTGCTGCTCCCAAAAAAGCTTACGAAGAGGCCTACAGGCTTAGCTTATTTGATTTAGGTTATGCAAGAGATATTAGCGCTTTAACAGCGGCATTGGTGTCCTCTGCCATGGCCCCTGAGGCTACACCTGCTACTATTATCAATTCTGTCCGGGATATTGACCCTCAGGGGTATTTCAAAAGTCGTCTGGTAGGCAGAACAGCATACCGGCTGCTAAAAGATGCTCGCAGCATAGTCTACCAGGCCCGTCAGTTCCAAATGGATGGACTCAACACCCATAAGTTAAATATTCCCGGAGAAAAAGATACACTGGAATGGATGCAGATGCAAAAAGCTTATGAACTGTTGGACAGCAAAAACCAGGATATGCCTTTTCATGCCGGAGAAATACATCTGGTTAACCTGACTGCTTTGCTCTTCTGTGATTTTGATTTTGAAAAGAGCCTGGCATTTGTAATAAATTTTGGTAGAGATAATGATACTACAGCTGCCGTTACCGGAGCCATACTAGGCGCATATTACGGTGCCGATAGACTACCTGATAAAATGGTGAATCAAGTGCTGGAGGTAAACAAAGGTATGTTGGAAACAGATCTGGAAACCCTGGCAGAGAAGCTGACAAACAAAATTATCAATGCCTGA
- a CDS encoding aldose epimerase family protein, which yields MKHLIILIGVGLIACQSPKPQEEHSNMQTKEPTQITKESFGTGPQGEKVDIYTLINEEGMEAKITNYGGIVTALKVKDAEGKFDDVVLGFDKLQAYIDNNPYFGALIGRYGNRIAKGQFSLDGTSYELATNNMGNHLHGGLKGFDKVVWNAVTQNTEEGQQLILSYTSPDGEEGYPGKLETKVTYTLTKDNTLRIAYEATTDKKTIVNLTNHSYFNLSGDPTQKVLNHEVMINAEQYVPVDETLIPTGEQAPVKDTPFDFSEPKTIGQHIGSEHEQVVRGKGYDHCWVLNKEGMGLAARVYEPQSGRVMEVYTTEPGVQFYTGNFLNGSIKGKNGIAYGQRTAFCLETEHYPDSPNQPNFPSVELAPGETYNSTTEYRFSVR from the coding sequence ATGAAACATTTAATCATTTTAATTGGTGTGGGCCTGATAGCCTGTCAGTCGCCCAAACCGCAAGAAGAACACTCTAATATGCAAACTAAAGAACCTACTCAGATTACGAAAGAAAGCTTTGGCACCGGCCCTCAGGGCGAAAAGGTAGATATTTACACTCTTATTAATGAGGAAGGAATGGAAGCCAAAATTACTAACTATGGTGGAATCGTTACTGCCTTAAAAGTAAAAGATGCCGAGGGTAAATTTGATGATGTAGTTCTCGGTTTTGATAAGTTGCAGGCATATATAGACAACAACCCATACTTTGGAGCTCTGATTGGCCGCTATGGTAATCGCATAGCTAAGGGACAGTTTAGCCTGGATGGCACATCTTATGAGCTTGCCACTAATAATATGGGAAACCACCTGCATGGAGGGTTAAAGGGTTTTGATAAAGTAGTATGGAATGCTGTAACGCAAAACACCGAAGAGGGGCAGCAGCTTATACTTAGCTACACCAGTCCGGATGGTGAAGAGGGGTATCCGGGCAAGCTGGAAACTAAAGTAACTTATACCCTGACAAAGGACAACACTCTAAGGATTGCTTATGAGGCTACTACCGACAAAAAAACGATAGTCAACCTTACTAACCACTCCTATTTTAACTTAAGCGGAGACCCTACTCAAAAAGTACTCAACCATGAGGTAATGATCAATGCTGAGCAATATGTGCCAGTAGACGAAACACTTATACCCACCGGAGAGCAAGCCCCTGTAAAGGATACACCTTTTGATTTTTCTGAACCTAAAACCATTGGACAACATATTGGTAGTGAACATGAGCAGGTAGTACGAGGAAAAGGCTATGACCACTGTTGGGTACTTAACAAAGAGGGGATGGGGCTAGCAGCGCGTGTATATGAACCGCAGTCTGGCCGTGTAATGGAAGTTTACACTACAGAGCCCGGCGTACAATTTTATACTGGTAATTTTCTGAATGGGAGCATTAAGGGCAAAAATGGTATTGCTTATGGGCAAAGAACAGCCTTCTGCCTGGAGACTGAGCATTACCCTGACTCACCCAACCAGCCAAATTTTCCATCGGTTGAGTTAGCTCCCGGAGAGACTTATAACAGCACCACAGAATACCGATTCTCTGTACGCTAA
- a CDS encoding hybrid sensor histidine kinase/response regulator: protein MRPLIYLMFFLLSLAHLSYSQYTNIRFEQVKADQEIASNVTCILQDSRGFLWFGTRDGLNKYDGYELKIYTHDQEDSSSIAHSMVMDLAEDKEGNLWIATWGGGLSKYDRNKDVFHNYPLKVPGSSNYVELIRRISLDDDKIWVASRMHGLFLFDIKTEQFRHFAHDPSDKSSLSSDFVTEVLLDSDQNLWVGTYDSGLSLYKPSTDSFQHFTHDKNDENTLSHNLVSALFEDSKGRVWVGTEGGGLSLYNKQSQNFRHFRYAYNSSNSISSDVVLCMEEDEDGLLWIGTENGGVSILNPQTEKFINYVEDGRANSSVENNSIYDIHSDDKGNIWIGTFSKGLYIVNVDYKQFTHYKRNVSSSSLSNNNVLCIYEDSKENLWVGTDGGGLNLFDRQTGNFRHFKHEAGNYNSIAGNHVLKVQEDHKGELWIGTWGSGVSVYNPLTNTFRHFKHSEEDSTTISSNNVWSVYEDAKHNIWLATYSEGLNLYNREYDTFTHFKHNKADTSTISSNTVNAVYEDSKGNLWVGTRGGGLNLMNTTNHKFTRYTHLEKTNSISNNNTSCIYEDSRGLLWIGTEEGLNCFNTDTKEFTNIYQKDGLPHNFIYGILEDEHANLWISTKKGLCRYNPQKHTFKNYTVADGLQADEFREAYYKSRSGMMYFGGINGFNEFHPDSIQEKVYTPPLVITRFKVFNKEVEIAANEEEDAILYKHISETNEIQLGYEHSVFTIDYASLNYTLPVKKQYAYQLQGFDADWNYVGTKHSSTYTNLDPGTYIFKVKGLDNQGNWSEQSASLKISIAPPFWQTWWFKVALSILIVGGFMSCFHIRMRVIHKQKLILEKQVKKRTKQLEKLTTNERKARLEAEKAKVEAQKANRAKSVFLATMSHEIRTPMNGVMGMASLLEETPLTQEQMEYAAMIRSSSETLLAVINDILDLSKIESGRMELDAHDFNLRNCLEEVMELFPVKVAENDLDLILQIDSKIPALVNGDALRLRHILINLVGNAIKFTDKGEVFVDVRLLHAHEEHLELEFEVRDSGIGIPQDKIEKLFKAFYQADSSTTRRYGGSGLGLVICKNLVNLMDGDIGVKSKEGEGSAFIFNIKLKKGQSANENLKTREGERMQGKRVLIADDNTSTRQVLMEQLKEWKMLPATVSSVEQLMTVISNEEEYDMLLLDAGMAGMVKMEVIEFLKDYADRVPIVLMDVAGDKLSYDKSYASVVYKPIRQQTLYEHIISVFQAEKLPERKTKSQSGSLGQQYPLHILVAEDNLINQRLAIRILEKLGYHPDLVENGAEAVEKAAQQEYDIIFMDVQMPQMDGLEATREIRKRLNHQPIIIALTANAMQEDKEACLNAQMNDYLQKPFKLDELVNMLKLWASKIKNEQNS from the coding sequence ATGAGACCACTCATCTATTTGATGTTTTTCTTATTGAGCCTTGCCCATCTCTCGTACAGCCAGTATACAAACATCAGGTTTGAGCAGGTAAAAGCTGATCAGGAGATTGCCAGCAATGTTACCTGTATCCTTCAGGATAGCCGTGGTTTTTTGTGGTTTGGAACACGCGATGGACTCAACAAGTATGATGGCTATGAGCTAAAGATTTATACACATGATCAAGAGGATAGTAGCAGCATCGCTCATAGTATGGTAATGGATCTTGCTGAAGACAAGGAAGGGAATTTATGGATAGCAACCTGGGGAGGAGGTCTTTCAAAATATGATAGAAATAAAGATGTATTCCATAATTATCCACTAAAGGTACCAGGCTCATCAAACTATGTTGAATTGATAAGAAGAATCAGTTTAGATGATGACAAAATATGGGTAGCCTCCAGAATGCATGGTCTTTTTCTCTTCGATATTAAGACAGAACAATTCAGACACTTTGCGCATGACCCTTCTGATAAAAGTAGCTTGAGTAGCGATTTTGTTACCGAAGTTCTGCTCGATAGCGATCAAAACTTATGGGTAGGTACTTACGATAGTGGGCTTAGCCTTTACAAGCCTTCTACCGACAGCTTCCAGCACTTTACTCATGATAAAAATGATGAAAATACGCTGAGTCATAATCTGGTTTCGGCACTTTTTGAAGATAGTAAAGGTAGGGTATGGGTAGGTACCGAAGGAGGAGGTTTAAGTTTGTACAACAAGCAGTCTCAAAATTTTCGTCATTTCCGTTATGCATACAACTCTTCAAATAGTATCTCTAGTGATGTGGTTTTATGCATGGAAGAGGATGAAGATGGCCTGCTATGGATAGGTACCGAGAATGGAGGGGTAAGTATTCTAAACCCTCAAACGGAAAAATTTATCAACTATGTAGAAGATGGTAGAGCTAACTCTAGTGTAGAAAATAACTCTATTTATGATATTCATAGCGATGACAAAGGCAATATCTGGATAGGTACATTTAGCAAAGGACTTTACATCGTAAACGTAGATTACAAACAGTTTACTCACTATAAGCGAAATGTATCTTCATCCAGCCTAAGCAACAATAATGTACTTTGTATTTACGAAGACAGTAAAGAAAATTTATGGGTAGGTACCGATGGAGGAGGGTTAAACCTTTTTGACAGACAGACTGGTAATTTCAGACACTTTAAGCACGAAGCTGGCAATTACAATAGTATTGCTGGAAATCACGTACTGAAGGTACAGGAGGATCATAAAGGTGAACTTTGGATAGGTACCTGGGGTAGTGGAGTCAGTGTATACAACCCCCTAACCAATACTTTCAGGCACTTCAAGCATTCGGAGGAAGATTCAACTACAATCAGTAGTAATAATGTATGGAGTGTGTACGAAGACGCTAAACACAACATCTGGCTCGCTACCTATAGTGAGGGGCTAAACCTGTACAATCGTGAGTATGATACTTTCACCCACTTTAAGCATAACAAAGCCGACACCAGTACTATTAGTAGCAATACGGTAAATGCAGTATATGAAGACAGCAAAGGAAATTTATGGGTAGGCACCAGAGGCGGTGGGCTTAACCTTATGAATACAACAAACCACAAGTTTACGCGATATACCCATCTTGAAAAAACTAATAGTATTTCTAACAACAACACCAGCTGCATCTATGAAGACAGCCGGGGATTACTCTGGATAGGTACTGAAGAAGGACTTAACTGCTTTAATACTGATACGAAGGAGTTTACAAATATTTACCAGAAAGATGGGCTGCCACATAATTTTATCTATGGAATACTTGAAGATGAACATGCAAATTTATGGATAAGTACGAAAAAAGGTCTTTGTAGGTACAACCCTCAAAAGCACACTTTTAAAAATTATACAGTAGCAGATGGCTTGCAGGCCGATGAGTTTAGAGAAGCCTACTACAAAAGCCGCTCAGGTATGATGTATTTTGGGGGAATTAATGGCTTTAATGAGTTTCACCCAGATAGCATACAGGAGAAAGTTTATACTCCACCCCTAGTAATTACCAGATTTAAAGTTTTCAACAAAGAAGTAGAGATAGCGGCAAATGAAGAAGAAGATGCTATACTCTACAAGCATATCTCAGAAACAAATGAAATTCAGCTGGGCTACGAGCATTCGGTCTTTACCATTGACTATGCTTCACTCAACTATACGCTACCTGTAAAAAAGCAGTATGCTTACCAACTGCAAGGTTTTGATGCGGACTGGAATTATGTAGGCACCAAACATAGCAGCACATATACCAATCTTGATCCTGGCACCTACATATTCAAAGTAAAAGGTTTAGATAATCAGGGAAACTGGTCTGAGCAGTCAGCCTCTCTTAAAATTAGTATTGCTCCACCTTTCTGGCAGACCTGGTGGTTTAAGGTTGCGCTCTCCATATTAATTGTTGGCGGGTTTATGTCGTGTTTTCACATTCGGATGCGCGTAATCCACAAACAAAAGCTAATACTAGAAAAGCAGGTAAAGAAGCGCACCAAGCAGCTTGAGAAGCTTACGACTAACGAGCGAAAAGCCAGACTGGAAGCAGAAAAAGCAAAGGTAGAAGCTCAAAAAGCTAACCGCGCCAAAAGTGTATTTCTGGCTACTATGAGCCATGAGATACGAACCCCTATGAATGGCGTCATGGGTATGGCCTCTTTGCTGGAAGAGACCCCTCTTACGCAGGAGCAAATGGAGTATGCTGCTATGATCAGGAGCAGCAGTGAAACTCTGCTGGCAGTCATAAACGATATACTGGATCTTTCAAAAATAGAATCAGGCAGAATGGAATTAGATGCTCATGATTTCAATTTGAGAAATTGCCTAGAGGAGGTGATGGAGTTATTCCCGGTTAAAGTTGCAGAAAACGACTTGGACTTGATTTTGCAAATAGATAGTAAAATACCTGCTCTGGTTAACGGAGATGCATTACGTCTACGACACATTTTGATAAACCTGGTCGGTAATGCAATCAAGTTTACAGATAAGGGGGAAGTCTTTGTAGATGTTAGGTTGCTCCATGCTCATGAAGAGCATCTTGAGCTGGAGTTTGAAGTCAGAGATAGTGGTATCGGTATCCCTCAGGATAAGATAGAAAAGCTTTTTAAGGCATTTTATCAAGCCGACTCTTCTACTACCCGTCGCTACGGAGGCTCTGGATTAGGCCTGGTGATCTGTAAAAATCTGGTCAACCTGATGGATGGAGACATTGGTGTAAAAAGTAAGGAAGGAGAAGGATCTGCCTTCATTTTCAACATTAAACTAAAGAAAGGCCAGAGTGCCAACGAGAATTTAAAAACTAGGGAGGGAGAACGTATGCAAGGTAAAAGAGTATTGATTGCAGATGACAATACTAGTACAAGACAGGTACTAATGGAGCAATTAAAAGAATGGAAAATGCTTCCTGCTACGGTAAGTTCAGTGGAGCAGCTTATGACTGTCATCTCAAATGAAGAAGAGTATGATATGCTGCTGCTGGATGCAGGCATGGCCGGTATGGTAAAAATGGAAGTGATTGAGTTTCTTAAAGACTATGCAGACCGGGTACCGATTGTACTGATGGATGTAGCAGGCGATAAGCTCAGTTACGACAAAAGTTATGCGTCGGTGGTGTATAAACCTATTCGCCAACAGACTTTATATGAGCATATCATAAGCGTGTTTCAGGCTGAAAAATTGCCTGAGCGTAAGACAAAATCGCAAAGTGGTAGTTTAGGACAACAGTACCCATTGCACATTCTAGTTGCTGAAGATAACCTTATCAATCAACGACTGGCGATCAGAATTTTAGAGAAATTGGGATATCATCCGGACCTTGTTGAAAATGGGGCAGAAGCTGTAGAAAAAGCCGCGCAGCAGGAGTATGACATCATCTTTATGGATGTGCAGATGCCACAAATGGACGGGCTGGAAGCTACGCGAGAGATAAGAAAGCGGCTTAACCACCAACCAATTATCATAGCTCTTACCGCCAATGCCATGCAGGAAGACAAAGAGGCATGTCTTAATGCACAAATGAATGACTATTTGCAAAAGCCTTTTAAATTGGATGAACTCGTTAATATGCTAAAATTGTGGGCATCCAAAATTAAAAATGAGCAAAACTCATAA
- a CDS encoding DUF3078 domain-containing protein, protein MKKCLGLLAFLFLPFLLQAQDESAETTTADTLWRKSVGFGVNFNQASFTDNWFGGGINSMAFNLLFNAQANYKKGLWSWDNEANFLYGIIKNNGQDFRKSQDRLYLDSKVGYDVSEFWDAYFAATFLTQFAPGYRYVEQANGEEDALKISDFFAPAFLTFSLGFEYIPNDEFSLRLSPFSPRFTFLADTDLFLSTKDGTNYGVDKGESIRTEWLAAQMVAEWNKDLTESITLQTRYMLFANYETLNFEQIDHRLDATLNAKLTNFINLSLSGIMIYDYDQVDEIQLSQFLGIGILLQAKGVSVE, encoded by the coding sequence ATGAAAAAATGCTTAGGATTACTGGCGTTTCTATTCTTGCCATTTTTGCTACAGGCTCAGGATGAGAGTGCGGAAACTACTACTGCCGATACTTTGTGGCGAAAGTCAGTAGGTTTTGGTGTTAATTTTAATCAAGCCTCCTTTACAGACAATTGGTTTGGAGGGGGGATAAACTCAATGGCTTTTAACCTGCTTTTTAATGCGCAGGCCAATTACAAAAAAGGCTTATGGTCGTGGGATAATGAGGCTAACTTCCTATACGGTATTATTAAAAATAATGGGCAGGATTTTAGAAAAAGCCAGGACCGTCTCTATCTTGACTCAAAGGTGGGCTATGATGTTTCTGAATTTTGGGATGCTTACTTCGCCGCTACATTTCTTACGCAGTTTGCCCCAGGTTACCGTTACGTTGAGCAGGCTAATGGTGAAGAAGATGCACTTAAAATATCAGATTTTTTTGCCCCTGCTTTTCTCACCTTTTCGCTAGGCTTTGAGTATATACCCAATGATGAGTTCTCGTTACGACTCAGTCCTTTTTCGCCCCGTTTTACCTTCCTTGCCGATACAGATTTGTTCCTTAGTACAAAGGACGGTACTAATTATGGAGTAGACAAAGGAGAGTCTATCAGAACGGAGTGGCTCGCGGCACAAATGGTAGCAGAGTGGAATAAAGACCTTACAGAGAGTATTACCCTGCAAACGCGCTATATGCTATTTGCCAACTACGAGACCCTGAATTTTGAGCAAATAGATCATAGACTTGATGCTACGCTAAATGCAAAATTAACCAACTTTATTAATCTAAGCCTGTCAGGTATCATGATCTACGATTACGACCAGGTAGATGAGATACAGCTAAGTCAGTTCTTAGGGATAGGAATACTGCTACAGGCTAAGGGTGTTTCGGTAGAATAG
- a CDS encoding phosphotransferase codes for MDHKQSFKRIYPNVIFLENEVSSELETFLKEKKWIGEDENIVSAEKPGDGNMNFVLRLLTNKQSLILKQSRPWVQKYPQVSAPIERIHVEYHFYHFIAPYKNVNKYTPAVIGFDADQYLLALEDLGDGADYTYLYQKGQALSVDEIAALCGLISVLHQVSVPEGEKQGFDNQAMKELNHEHIFSFPFSIENGFDLDTVQPGLQQLSQQYKQDKTLKTQIEKLGEIYLQNHDTLLHGDYYPGSWLKVKQKLKLIDPEFSYFGKAEFDLGVMLAHLKMSQQEEAAITTVLDYYQQAPGFDVNLMWAFAGVEILRRLIGLAQLPLSLSLEEKKVLMQEAASFIRQYEL; via the coding sequence ATGGACCATAAACAAAGCTTTAAGCGCATTTACCCAAATGTTATTTTTCTGGAAAATGAAGTTAGCTCCGAACTAGAAACTTTTCTGAAAGAAAAAAAATGGATAGGAGAAGATGAGAATATTGTATCCGCCGAAAAGCCGGGAGATGGCAATATGAACTTTGTTCTTCGCCTCCTTACCAACAAGCAATCACTTATTCTTAAACAATCGCGTCCCTGGGTGCAAAAGTACCCTCAGGTAAGTGCCCCCATAGAGCGGATACATGTAGAGTACCACTTTTATCATTTCATAGCTCCTTACAAAAATGTTAACAAATACACTCCTGCGGTTATTGGTTTTGATGCCGACCAGTATTTGTTAGCATTGGAAGATCTGGGTGACGGTGCTGACTATACTTATTTGTATCAGAAAGGGCAGGCTTTGTCGGTAGATGAAATAGCAGCACTTTGCGGGCTTATATCAGTGCTTCATCAGGTAAGTGTGCCAGAAGGAGAAAAGCAGGGCTTTGATAATCAAGCCATGAAAGAACTCAATCATGAGCATATTTTCTCTTTCCCTTTTTCAATAGAAAATGGATTTGATCTGGATACAGTACAACCTGGTCTACAGCAACTCTCCCAACAGTACAAGCAAGACAAAACGCTGAAAACACAAATTGAAAAGTTGGGAGAAATTTATCTGCAAAACCATGATACACTGCTCCACGGAGACTATTACCCGGGCAGTTGGCTCAAGGTTAAACAAAAGCTTAAACTGATAGACCCTGAGTTCTCCTACTTTGGCAAAGCTGAATTTGACCTCGGAGTAATGCTGGCCCACCTCAAAATGTCTCAGCAAGAGGAGGCTGCTATTACTACAGTACTAGATTACTACCAGCAAGCTCCTGGCTTTGACGTAAATTTGATGTGGGCTTTTGCGGGTGTTGAAATTTTACGAAGACTTATAGGTCTTGCCCAACTACCCCTTAGCTTAAGTCTGGAAGAAAAGAAAGTGCTTATGCAAGAAGCAGCAAGCTTTATCCGTCAATACGAATTATAA
- a CDS encoding alpha/beta hydrolase family protein — protein MKNTTLLLLSLLTPFTFQLCAQEMEQQLLRQGHFFTEDEGAKVLQTYANTYHDKASWEKRAQLIREGIWNGLQLSPDFERTELKPIIRERREYDGYTVENVAFESLPGFFVTGNIYRPLQKEKSYPAIISPHGHFQEEGASARTRKDMQARCASLARMGAIVFAYDMIGYGEAQQSSHKHPQALVLQTINSIRALDFLYSLVEVDTNHIGVTGASGGGTQTFLLSALDDRVDVSVPTVMVSAHFFGGCVCESGLPIHQSHSHESNNVEIAALAAPRPMLLISDGKDWTSNTPEVEFPYIQNIYSLYNKSDLVEYVHLENEGHDYGINKRKAAYRFFARHLKLNLNKVLNADGEISEDFLTIEPHQSMLVFDSNLNWPPHAVKGDEAVSQLLSKYLKK, from the coding sequence ATGAAAAACACGACTTTACTGCTCCTTAGCCTACTTACACCCTTCACTTTTCAGTTATGTGCACAAGAGATGGAACAGCAACTACTTCGTCAGGGTCACTTCTTTACTGAAGATGAAGGGGCTAAAGTGTTACAAACCTACGCAAATACGTATCATGATAAAGCGAGTTGGGAGAAAAGAGCTCAGCTTATCAGAGAGGGTATTTGGAACGGACTTCAGCTTTCTCCTGACTTTGAGAGAACCGAGCTAAAACCTATTATTCGTGAAAGAAGAGAGTACGACGGGTACACCGTAGAAAATGTAGCTTTTGAAAGCCTTCCCGGCTTTTTTGTAACTGGTAATATCTACCGCCCTTTACAAAAAGAAAAATCTTATCCAGCAATTATATCCCCGCACGGTCATTTTCAGGAAGAGGGAGCTAGTGCCCGCACCCGTAAAGATATGCAGGCCCGTTGTGCCAGCCTGGCACGCATGGGAGCCATAGTTTTTGCTTATGACATGATTGGCTACGGAGAGGCCCAGCAAAGCTCTCATAAACATCCACAGGCGCTTGTGCTACAGACTATCAATAGTATCAGAGCGCTAGACTTTTTGTACAGTCTGGTAGAGGTTGATACTAACCATATTGGAGTTACCGGGGCTTCGGGAGGAGGCACACAAACCTTTTTACTAAGTGCTTTGGATGATAGAGTAGATGTTTCGGTACCTACAGTAATGGTATCAGCTCATTTCTTTGGAGGCTGTGTGTGCGAGAGCGGTTTACCTATTCATCAGAGCCATTCTCACGAATCTAATAATGTAGAAATCGCAGCCTTAGCAGCTCCTCGCCCTATGCTTCTTATATCTGATGGCAAGGACTGGACCAGCAATACACCTGAAGTTGAGTTTCCATACATTCAGAATATTTACAGCCTATACAACAAAAGTGATTTGGTGGAATATGTGCATTTAGAAAACGAAGGGCATGATTACGGAATCAACAAAAGGAAGGCTGCTTACCGTTTTTTTGCCAGACATCTTAAGCTAAACCTAAACAAAGTTTTAAATGCTGATGGAGAGATTAGTGAAGACTTTCTCACTATTGAACCTCATCAGAGCATGTTGGTATTTGATAGCAACCTTAACTGGCCCCCGCATGCAGTTAAAGGAGATGAGGCAGTAAGTCAACTTTTAAGCAAATATTTGAAAAAGTGA
- a CDS encoding mechanosensitive ion channel family protein: MEDFNLMESLDSLKELALLYIPKLLLAVLTLIIGLWIIGKLVGGIKNALTKRDVDPSLVPFLSGLLKALFIVMLVISVASMVGIATTSFVAVLGAAGLAIGLALQGSLANFAGGVLILLLKPFRVGDVIEAQGVIASVTEIQIFHTVLKSYDKKTIIIPNGPLYNDKIINYSTEPNRTVEWVFGVGYDDDIDKVKQVIKEVIFTDERIIDRDTPYLKLSEMADSSVNFKVRGLVSQGDFWDVYFEKLEAIKKAFDANDINIPYPQVDAHIFQANGNNNPGSSAPNV, translated from the coding sequence ATGGAAGATTTCAATCTCATGGAATCCTTAGACTCGTTAAAAGAGCTCGCTCTACTTTATATCCCTAAGCTGCTACTAGCAGTACTCACCCTAATTATAGGACTCTGGATTATAGGTAAGTTAGTAGGTGGAATTAAAAACGCACTTACTAAAAGAGATGTGGACCCATCATTAGTCCCATTTCTGTCAGGCCTGCTTAAGGCCTTATTTATTGTTATGCTGGTGATCAGTGTAGCAAGTATGGTAGGTATAGCTACTACCTCTTTTGTAGCAGTACTGGGTGCCGCCGGTTTAGCCATAGGTTTGGCGCTTCAGGGAAGCCTGGCAAACTTTGCCGGTGGAGTACTAATACTTCTGCTCAAACCATTTAGAGTAGGAGATGTAATTGAGGCACAAGGCGTTATCGCCAGTGTTACCGAAATACAGATATTTCATACCGTGCTTAAGTCATACGACAAAAAGACAATCATCATCCCCAATGGCCCATTGTATAACGATAAAATTATTAACTATTCTACTGAGCCTAATCGTACAGTAGAGTGGGTATTTGGCGTAGGTTATGATGATGACATAGATAAAGTAAAACAAGTAATTAAAGAAGTGATCTTTACCGATGAGCGCATCATTGATAGAGATACGCCATACCTTAAACTTTCTGAAATGGCAGATAGCTCTGTCAATTTCAAAGTACGTGGTTTGGTAAGTCAGGGAGACTTCTGGGATGTATATTTTGAGAAGCTGGAGGCTATCAAGAAAGCTTTTGATGCTAACGACATCAATATTCCTTACCCACAGGTAGATGCTCATATCTTCCAGGCTAACGGAAACAATAACCCTGGCAGCAGTGCACCTAATGTATAA